The DNA sequence GCTGCTCAAAACTCACCAGCCCCCGCATGTTTTCTCCACTAGGTTTCCGGACAAGGAAGACGGCTTAGAGGACATCACTCCGTATGACGAGCGGGCGGAGCGCCTCAAGCACATAGATGGAGTCTTGGGCACTGCAGATTGGGCGCCCCGCAAGACGAGCAGCAGCATCAAAAAACACCGCAACTCAACAAGTGATCAGGAGAGCCACCACAGCCAGTCACCACCGCAGTCCCGGCATCACAGCCGGTCCCCGCCACCGTCAGTCAAGGGCTCTAAGAAGGGATCGTCCAAGGAGCGGCCTTCCCAGCGGCACCGGCTTAGCCCTGGCCGGTCGTCCTCCCGGAGCCCAGTGGTTAGGGATGTGGCTTTGGATTCGGATGATATGCTTGTGGACGTGCGTGACATACGGCGACGTTCTTTAGACAGCACTCTAAAATCAGACTCTAAGGAATTGCCGCTGGCTTCCGTGTGCAGCAAGCTGGAGGCATTTCAGGACTCTGGTGCCGAACGgatacgcagcagcagcagcagtagcagtcgTATGAGGAGAGACGAGGATGTTAACTCAACAAGTGATTCCCCATCACAGCTGGAGCGCAAGAGACGCTTATTGGGGCTCAAGGAGAGTTCAAGTGGTTCACGCCCAGAGGACAGCCGCAGTGACACAGACTGTGCCGAAGGTGATGAAGAGCTGTCTGTACGATCTGACAGCAAGTACCTTTCGAAGCAGGTGCAAGACATTCTAAGCTCCAGTGATGGCGAGTGTTCCCCCTGCACTGACGGAGCTGCCAGGAAGAAGGGGAAGGGTTTGCCAACCGACACATGTGCAGTGGCCAGCCGTTCGCGACCGGCCAAAGACATTCCCAGTGTTGTGTCCAAGAGGTTACCCACGAACTGTAGGACTGCGGGTAGCTTTGAGGCTAAATTTTCTGTGGAAGTGCCGAGTGTCAGGGTGGGGGAATTGTTGCAGAGTTCAAGGAAGCAGGTGGATCCACGGCGGCAGCTTGACCACAACAAGGTGTCCTCCACTGTGAGCAGTTACCTTCGTGCAAAAAAGGTGCACTCAGACAAGCTGGACCTGTGTGTGGGGGGTGACCGGTCAAAGATGTGTGACCCGAGCCTGGTCTCGTCCACGGACAGTGAGATGGGCTCACAGGATGCGTCCCTGCTGGCGCACTTGGCCCACAGACACGGTGAGGAAGGTATTGACGAGGTGTCCTCGTCGAGTGACAACCCCCAGCCGCCAGTACGGACGCGACCCTTTCGTGAGTCCAGCCCGCTGTCCCTGCCCCTGCCCAAGTTTGCAGCGGCATTGCGCTCACCTAAGGCATCTCCTTGTGTGGCTGCATCCCCGATGGCCAACTCGCAGAGCCCACATGGCAACTGTTCACCCCTGAGTGCCTTGAACACCAAGAACGGACCCGTGTTCCCAGAAGCCCTGGCGCGGCCTGAGAAGCCAGTGGAAGAAAAGCCAGCGGAAGTGATCCCGCCGGAGTCGGTGCCCGAGGCTCTATCCCCAAGTCCATCCCCCAAAGGGCTGAAGGGCCCTTCCGATTCCAAGCTGCCCGAGAGTTCTTCAGACTCGGAGAGCTCATTGCCTTCCCCAAATCGTCCGTCCTTTGATGAACAGATACGGGCACTCGATGAGAGGTACAACGCGCTCACGGGACCCACTCGAACATTCACGGGCCCTTCGATGGCAGGTTGCACAGTAGAGACACCAGCACCAGTGACCATCGACTACAACAAGTACAACATCAAAAAGAGGCCAAGGTTTCCGGCGCTTTCTCAGGAGTTTCGCACTGAGCCATCGGAGATAATGAAGACTCTACTGGCCAAGACCACCATCCTGGACCAGGACTCCAAGCGGCTGGAGCACATCAACGAGAAGTATGAGCCGAAGGATGTCAAGCTCGACCTTTGCTCGAGCAGTGCCAAGCCATTGTTTCGTACCAAGGCAGCTGCCAAGGAGTTCTCAACTCCACTGTCACTCCCTTCCCTGGGCTTTTCTTCGTGCGCTCCTGCCACTTCTACTGCTCTGCCCCAGGGTGCCTCTAGTCCAAGCTTCACTCATGCAAGCACCGCTGCTCCTGGAGCGTCCCCTAGCCAAACAGTTCCTAATTGTCCTTCTCAGTGCACCACAAGCCAGACACTTGCAGCTCCAGCCCCACTGGCGGCACCAGAGCCTCATCCGAAACATGTGCCGCTGATGGTTGCAACGCCTTATAATGACGTTCCTCCCACAAGGACTGTTCCACCCTCCATACTGCGGCGAGACTCTTCTCCACCCTGTGCAGTGAAACAGGAACCATTCCAAAGCCCGCCTCGAAATCCCACACCTTTGTCACCCCCTGCTGCGGTTGTGGTGAAGAAAGAGGTGATGTCACCAAGGGCTTCTTCGTTACTTCGGCGAGACTCTTCTCCTCCGGTTGTGGTCAAGCAGGAACCCTTCCAGAGTCCACCACGAACTCCCGCTCCACCTTTGCCTCTGGCTGTGAAGAAAGAGCCCGGGTTGGAGAACATTCCGACGAGGAAAGATAGCAGGAATCGAGAGACATGCACGGTCAAGCTGGAGCCCGCAGCTGTGAAGGAAGTGAGTGTGAAGAAAGAGGCACACAAAGACAGCAGCACTAAGAAAGAGTCCAGGAAAGAGTATCAGTCATCTTCCTCCAAGAACATTCTGAGGGAGCATCATGCCACTTCTGATGCTTCTTGCAACTCGGTGTCACATAAAGAAAGGAGAGATTCGCACTCTCACGACTCTTCGGACCTACCTGCACCCCTTCCACTGGCAGCAGTTAAGCAGAGAGTGTCATCTATTGACAGCAACGAGTCTGATTCAGCAAAGTCATCGCGATCGAGTGATGCCTACCTTGAAGTTCCCCCAGAAGCTACATGGAACCGAAGCGAAGATGAGAGACGTTCCATAGAACCAGAAGCGAAGCGGCCAAAGTTGTCACATTCCTCACGGGAGAGAGACAGCTTTGATAAAAGCCACTCATCCAGCAAGTCAAGCTCATCACATTCAAAGAAATCTGAGAAGCGGCTCGagaagtcgtcatcctcatcgtcgtcgtctttcaaGTCTGAGAGGACAGAAAAATCACATTCGTCCCACTCATCGAAAAACGAGTCTGGTGACAAGCAGGATATGAAGTCGTCATCCGAGTCCAAACGTGATAGCTCTAAAAGCAAAGAAGACAAGAAGTCATCTAAGTCAAGGGACAGCAGGGAAAAGTCACGGGACCGACCTAAGGAAAAGGAATCGAGTAAAGAGAAAGGCCAGGACTCTAAGCATGGATCTTCTTCTGGGTCTCACACCAgaaccagcagcagcagctctaaGCAACGAAAAGAGCATGGGTCTGACCGTTCCGAAAAGGATAAGTCTAGATCTGAGAAGCGTACTTCATCAACAAGCGAACAATCAAGGGACTCAAAATCAAAGTCCAagagcaaaagcgaaagccactCCGCATCGGCCCCTCAGGCGTCCGACTTCTGCTTCCTGGATGATGAGCCTGTCTATTTTTCCATGTACGACAAGGTGAAGGCACGTTCTAGCCAAAACCAAACCCTAAAAGATCAAGCAAACATGGAAACCATGCGGCAAAAGTTCAGCCGGCTCAAGCAGAGTCGTGCCAAGAAGGGGAAGTCTGCGGACATGGACTCAGATCGGGATTCGGATCTTTCTAGTCACCACTCCTCCGACTCCGAGACCAAGTCTAGGGTTCCATCTCACAAGTCCAAACAACTCACCAAGAAGCGCAAGCTGGTCATCGAGAGCTCGTCTGACGAAAACGAACAGTCGTTTGCGATGCGGCTCTTACACAACAAGAACGATGACAGCAGTGACTTTTGCTCTGACTCTGAGATGGAATCGTACAAGGAAGCCTTCAACAAGTGCGAGGAGAGAAAGGTGGACATTTCTGATGTTGAAACCTCAGATTCTGACGAACCATCTCACATAATGGCGGCATCTCGAAAACAAAAGCGAAAGCAGCGTCACTCCTCTGAGAAGTCCACAAAGTCTCGGCATGGGAAATCTGATATAGAAAGCTCGGATGCAGACATCAGCAGATCGCTAAAGAGAAAGGAGCTCAAGAAGAAAGCAATGCGCAAGCCTAGCATTCTCAAATCTGATGCTGAAGGCTCTGACGACGAGTGCCATCCAAAGACAGATGAAGGCAAATCGGTCAAGCAGAGATTATCAAGACAAGAGGATATCAGAGACAAGTCAGACATATCCCACACCAAGGAAACTGTTAGTCATAGGAGCAGAAGCAGTAGCAAAAGCAAGCGGCCAAGCAAGGACACTGACGAGTCCAAACATGAAGAAGATTCTGAACTGTCTAGGCAAAGGCACTCCAGTAAAAAGCGGAAAAAATCTAAGAAGTCATCTaagttaaaagaaaagaaatcaacaGAAAAATCCAGTTCATCATCACTGGCTGCTCCATCACAGAAACGGTCTGACACACACTGGGATGTCGGAGAGATGTTAGACGAGTCTTCAGTGTCTTCAAAATACATTGGCTCGCCAAAACAAACACTGAATTCACCACCTGTCCTGCAGCCAAGCATTTTCTCTGATGTGGAAATGAAGTCAGAGCTGTCAGATTACGACTTCGAGGCATCATCAAAGCCGACAGAAAAGCTCAAGGACAGGAATCCCGAGGCATCATGGGACAGCAAACACAATGTGGCAGTAGAGTTCTCCCCTGTAAAGGAGATCAAGCAGGAAAGAGAAGAAGCAGCAAGTGCTAAGCGAGAGAGTGACTCTGAACTTGACAAGATCGTCGACGCTCTGACCGAAGCTGTTGAGCCACGAGGTCCTGCGGTACAAGAGTTTCCTGCCACAGACAAAAAGGAAGAGTACGAAATGGATAGGTTGCCCTATGATGATGTTACATGCGATGTACCATCTACAAGACATCTTAGCGAAGATGATGACAAGGAATCATCTTCGAGGCAGGATGACGGGAAAAGCAAAGAacacaggaagaaaaagaagcagtcaAAGGAGAAGAAGCGAAAGCACAAAGAGGATGTCGTCCTACAGAGTTCCCCGGTGCGAGAGCCTATCGAGGAACCTGCTCCAGCATTTCCAGCTGCACTGGATGAAGACAGCAAGCTCACTGAGGACATTCGTTTAGATGAGGACATAGCAGAGGAGGCAAGGCGTCTTGAAGAGGAACTGCTGGCACAGTCTGAGGAGACCAGCACGTTTGGTGACGGAGACAATGTGCTGAGGAGGGAAGAGAAGCCACTGCAGGCAGAAAGGCACTTTGAAGAAGAAGCCGCCAAGGAAACAAAGCGACTTGAAGAGGAGCTGTTTTCGTCGGGCAGGGACTCATGGCATATGAAAGACGAGAAGGTTTACGATGACGTTGCACCCCAGAAGGAGCCCAAGACCGATGTTCTGGATGTGTCCTCAGCAAAAGATAGCAGCTATTCTAGCCTGGTAGCAACGGAGGAGTTGCCAAGCCGCCATTCAGAGTCACCGCACTACCTCAGCCACGACGTGCCAGAGCAGTTCAAGATCGACGACAAAGAGCAGAACACGTATGAGCTTGACAGCCCAAGGAAGATGGAGGACGACCTGGCAGTTTATGCCCTGCTCCAAGAAATGGGAAACGACGGCATCTCTGCCCCGGAACTTCCAAAGGAGCCTGACTACCTTGACCCAATGGTgcagcatcatcagcagcagcacgaGGAGTCCATGAGCTTTTTGCTGCCTGATGAGAGCTCGAGCTCCCTCCAAATAGACACATCTATGCCAGATCTCACACAAGAGGAAAGCCGGGAATCTGGTGGTGCCCTTGAGTTCACAGACGCTCTGCAGTCTTTgcaacagccacagcagcagccacaaccaccacagcagcagcagcaactacAACACCAGCAAGAGCAGCCACAAAGTGAACAACATGAAGCGCTCTTGGAAAAGACTGCAGAAGGTCCCATTGAGGAATCCTCCACATGTGAAAATGCTGAGGAAGAGCCAGTGAAGGATGTAACATCAGAGCCACCTTTGCTCATTGATGCTAAAGAACCTGAACCAAGCATGGTGCCACCCAAAGAGCTTCCCGATCTCACAAGAGCTGCACTGCAACCAGAAGGGCACACTACATCAACAGAAGAGTCTGACATTGCTGGAACCACAGCAGCTAAGCCCGAGAAGCAGAGGCTCAAGCGAAAGCGGCGGCGAAGTTCAAGAGCCGAGAGTGCCAGTCAGCGACTTCTGTCCGATACAGACGAAGAACACCAGTTTGTTGGTGACAAGAGGTACGAACAGCCAGAAGAATCCCTTCCAGCCGACCCATACCAACCTGTCAAGGAAGAACCAAGGCCGTCGCTCACAGAAAGCACCCTTCTTCCTTCTACAGAGGAGTCTGTAGAGGAGAAGCCTGCAGATGTCACAAAAGCTCCAGCTGAAATGTTGAATGATGAGCCAAGCACGTTACCACAGCATAAGGCTCTCCAAGTTACAAAGGAGGAAGAATTGAACGATGCCCAGACTGCACTTGCTTCTGACGTTGCGGCTGAACCCAAAGAAAAAGCTGAAGACATGGAAATGGTGGAAGAGAACAACGAGGATACAGCAGACTCAAGGCCAAGCAGTATACACCAGGCTGAGGTCCCCATTGAGAATGACAGTAGTAAGGATCAAGAGATGTTTGACGACATGTCTCACCGTGCACCAATTCTTGATATCATTGAGACCCTTAGTTCTCCAGTTGGAACTGGTGACGCTCAGGAGGGTGAGCAAGACGAAGTAGTACACCAGGAAGCTGACTCTTCTGGCGAACAGCTGGACAACACTCTTTCAGCAGAAGAAACTCCAGCACATTCCACCGAGCCCACTGTAGCAGGAACAGAAGGTGTCAAGCGCAAAACAGGGAGCCGCAAGGGACGCAAGACAAAATCGAGGAGGGCCTCTGTACCTCGCCTGGAAGCCGCTGATGCCCCAAAAGTTCCTGCAAGGAGAGGCCGTGCCACATCGGCTGACAAAGTGCGGCGCTGCCTAAGGTCAGATAATATTGAGAACACGCTGTCCGAGACGGAAGATGCACCTACATTCCCATCAGGCGAAGTCAAGAATGAAGTTGGTAGTTCGGAGGTTGAGTCACTGCAGATTGGAGGTGAAGCACAGCACCAtgatgaagaacggctgaggctCTCGTTTGACAGCAGTACATCCAAAGAGAGCACTGAATCATCTGCTGCTCCGGCTACAAGCCTCGCTGGTGGACATGGTACAGACAACACCCTACCTGAAGAGAAGCTTGGTGATTTCTGCATGGATCCATACAAAGAGGAACCGAAAAAGAGGAGAGGTCGAAAGAAGAAGAGCTCTGGTGAGCATCATCCAGGTCGCGTATCACCTGTTCTTGACAAAACATCTGATCTGAGAAGTGAAGAGCACGATTTCAAAGATACAGATAAGCAGAAAGAACAACGACCACTCTTCATTTGCACGCGACAAGGCACAGCAGTGCATGAACACAAGTTGACGAAAGGCAGCACAGCCAGTGCCTATGACGTGTACGAGTTCAAGGATTCTGAAGATGAAGAGGACACCCAGTTCGGGGGTACTGATTGGCAAGTGGCACCCGAGAAGCACCTCGAGAGGCACATAGAGGCCACCCCAAAGACTGCCGACCACGCCATCCATGATGAAAGCAAGACGCACGAGTTGAGACCCGCCGAGTGTCCAGCCTTCGAAGGCAAGCTCCAAGAGTCTAATGCTCACGATGCCAGGCTACACGAGACCAAGACTCATGAGCTGAGATCTCATGATGCCAGTAGAATGCACGACATCAAGAGCCATGATGGCAAGGTTCATGACAGCAAGACCAACGAGACTGTCAAGACTTATGACACCAAGGCCCATGATGCCAAAGCAAGCGACGCCAAGACCAATGAGGTCAAGGTATACGAGGTCAAGGCACACGAGGTCAAAGCTCACGAGTCACAGCATGAGAAGCGGCACGACGAGAGCAAGCACAAGGCCTTCCATCATGAAGACAAGGAGGCTAGCACCAAGGAGTATGTCACCGAGCTGAGTCAGCATGGCAAGATCTCTATCACTATCCGTCTGCACCAGAAGGACGGCCATGATGGCAGCTCATCCAGCACAGCTGAAGTGGTTAAGACATCAGAAGCAGTCGCTGGGGACGACACTCGGCAGGAGAAGGTGCCACCCGCCAAGCAAGAACCATCCGATGCACATCAGATCAAGACCAGGAAGTCAGCTCGGCTCATGTCGCAGGCCAATAAGACCACCATTGATGAGACCATTGAAGATGTAGTCAAAGGTAAGGCTCTTTATGCTTACTTACTGCAGGCTCTTTTCATGCCCCTGTCATGACGCTTCATATTGTAAAGAGCTGTTTTAGTAAATCAGTAAGGACTGAGCAAAGTGCTCACTGTATTCGGAGCTTTTCTGCAAATGGGACTCACTGAAAACCCCTATTTCAATCCACAACCGTGTTTATGAACACTGCAGAAGCATTCATCAAAAACATTCAGTTGAGGCAGCAGCTAGTTAAGCAGGCTTGCCAAAAAATTGTAACATATTATATAGCGAGCTCAGTGACACAACTTGTTAACTTTGGTAGTGATGACAGCTGAATGGAAACTTCGTCAGAAGACTGCCACATGTGCTGGGGTTTCTTGGTAGTTAATACCGTAAGCTTTTGTTTCAGGCCTGCTGATTGCTCCAGGAGTCATTTTTGTTGTTACTGCTATGTGTAAAATTTTACTATATTAGAATTCCAGTAATGGGGTCTGCTGTTATTAGGCTTTGCTTGCCTAGGTGTTCTCAATAGTCAAAAGCTTTTCCTGGTATCATACTTACCCAAACTAAGCAACAAGCAAAATTTGTTATCAGCAGGCTTGACTGTGTGTGCAAGCGCGTGAGTCACAGTTACATTTATCTAGTATAATAGTGCTGCAGCCACTGTCAAAACTTTTTGAGCTGGCATAAGGTACAGATGAGTAAGGCTGGTCGTACATTTGCTGAACCTCACAGGACACTTCAAGGCACCTGAAGATGAAGGTGACTTGCACTCTGAAGGGCCAATGACCCGAGCTGCTCGAAGAACCAGGTCAAGTAGGCGGAACGAGGAAGTGTCATCAAAGGTCGAGCCAGAGGGCGCCGCTGAAGTCACAAAAACCAAGAATGAAACCCCAGTGCTTGTTATTGCAGACAACAAGGTCAAGGATAACATTGAGGAGAACAAACCTGTTGCACCTGTTTCTGCTATAGTTcttccaccaccaccagcaccaccaccaccagcagtaGAAACATTGAGTTCAGTAACAGATGCAGAGCACACTAGCAAGCCAGAATCCAAGATGTCTCTGCGGTCCTTCAGGTTCACACGATCTGCTGCAAAGGCAGAAATGTCAAAGGACACAGGAGTGAAGGAAGAACCTACCCATGAAGTTGAACCCTCCAAAGAAGACCTGTCCTTGCAGCAACAGTCTCGGCCAGAAGCAACTCAAGCAGAAGCCTTGCAGGCAACGCTTACTCCACCACCGACGAGGCCTGAACAAGTGGCTGTCAAGGATGAGCAGAAAACAAAAGCCTCTGCAGGACTGTGTGAAACTGAAGACAGTGACTCACGACAGAGCCCAACAGAGCTCATTGACCCTGTCACTGGCTTCCTGACACCTGTAAATAAAAATGGAGAACCCTCAGTAGCGGCGGGGGCAGCAGTCCCAGCAGCAGCAT is a window from the Dermacentor variabilis isolate Ectoservices chromosome 3, ASM5094787v1, whole genome shotgun sequence genome containing:
- the spen gene encoding spen family transcriptional repressor split ends isoform X2; this encodes MVRETRHLWVGNLPDNIREERIREHFKRYGKVQSVKIRRDADGVCATVSFIDLRSAAKAHVAENKLDDRLLKTEYYEPAAATLFSHDDGAAGASSSSASAAAASRVAPSALVAPGGTVGAGGGGSALVGPGCPPSAAVAPPGAPYAPQGPARNPRFVDERGYYYDRTGDRDPYVRRTTGYHDEDSYQSRGRSRDRYARSAASNASAYQDGTDRCQASSILPGQYGSGSHFRSHGVSPRQPAPLPQSSHFDPQGGYGLSPAGEPYPDEKDSGSPSAARGGLASRRGSAVSSTVTSPPQQPQLQSQTQQRCHNKHGSRSQSRSRSSSRSSSCSRLGSSSSKIRSSSSDSSCRSLSPNKSPTHHSSSSTKASRGERPASAVTAPSSSSFLQSTISTPNTSSTNANNGSSSSGNCLQNNNSLDGSTLGDREDKRPLGICVRNLPVRSTDTSLKDGLFHEYKKHGKVTVVKVIGQGTERYAVVCFKKPEDVEKALEVSKDKLFFGCKIEVTSHEGLDGEDNEFRPLEAELDEYHPKATRTLFIGNLEKDITTTELRKHFDQFGDIIEIDIKKQGSASSYAFIQYADIASVVKAMRKLDGENLGANRIKLGFGKSMPTMCVWLDGVTDLVSDKFLSRTFGRYGPVSFAAIDRERGHALVYFDSLECAQHAVAEMRGRVLGGKKLQVDFASRECQTAFFDKIEMSGQVLQGERPWERRDRRQEFDVIRDERFPRDSRGVTFDGRGYSRYEAQQRSAGRGPFRGLQRGGTYNSRGRGQPFQGRYDSGVYHDEFGERRHRFPDKEDGLEDITPYDERAERLKHIDGVLGTADWAPRKTSSSIKKHRNSTSDQESHHSQSPPQSRHHSRSPPPSVKGSKKGSSKERPSQRHRLSPGRSSSRSPVVRDVALDSDDMLVDVRDIRRRSLDSTLKSDSKELPLASVCSKLEAFQDSGAERIRSSSSSSSRMRRDEDVNSTSDSPSQLERKRRLLGLKESSSGSRPEDSRSDTDCAEGDEELSVRSDSKYLSKQVQDILSSSDGECSPCTDGAARKKGKGLPTDTCAVASRSRPAKDIPSVVSKRLPTNCRTAGSFEAKFSVEVPSVRVGELLQSSRKQVDPRRQLDHNKVSSTVSSYLRAKKVHSDKLDLCVGGDRSKMCDPSLVSSTDSEMGSQDASLLAHLAHRHGEEGIDEVSSSSDNPQPPVRTRPFRESSPLSLPLPKFAAALRSPKASPCVAASPMANSQSPHGNCSPLSALNTKNGPVFPEALARPEKPVEEKPAEVIPPESVPEALSPSPSPKGLKGPSDSKLPESSSDSESSLPSPNRPSFDEQIRALDERYNALTGPTRTFTGPSMAGCTVETPAPVTIDYNKYNIKKRPRFPALSQEFRTEPSEIMKTLLAKTTILDQDSKRLEHINEKYEPKDVKLDLCSSSAKPLFRTKAAAKEFSTPLSLPSLGFSSCAPATSTALPQGASSPSFTHASTAAPGASPSQTVPNCPSQCTTSQTLAAPAPLAAPEPHPKHVPLMVATPYNDVPPTRTVPPSILRRDSSPPCAVKQEPFQSPPRNPTPLSPPAAVVVKKEVMSPRASSLLRRDSSPPVVVKQEPFQSPPRTPAPPLPLAVKKEPGLENIPTRKDSRNRETCTVKLEPAAVKEVSVKKEAHKDSSTKKESRKEYQSSSSKNILREHHATSDASCNSVSHKERRDSHSHDSSDLPAPLPLAAVKQRVSSIDSNESDSAKSSRSSDAYLEVPPEATWNRSEDERRSIEPEAKRPKLSHSSRERDSFDKSHSSSKSSSSHSKKSEKRLEKSSSSSSSSFKSERTEKSHSSHSSKNESGDKQDMKSSSESKRDSSKSKEDKKSSKSRDSREKSRDRPKEKESSKEKGQDSKHGSSSGSHTRTSSSSSKQRKEHGSDRSEKDKSRSEKRTSSTSEQSRDSKSKSKSKSESHSASAPQASDFCFLDDEPVYFSMYDKVKARSSQNQTLKDQANMETMRQKFSRLKQSRAKKGKSADMDSDRDSDLSSHHSSDSETKSRVPSHKSKQLTKKRKLVIESSSDENEQSFAMRLLHNKNDDSSDFCSDSEMESYKEAFNKCEERKVDISDVETSDSDEPSHIMAASRKQKRKQRHSSEKSTKSRHGKSDIESSDADISRSLKRKELKKKAMRKPSILKSDAEGSDDECHPKTDEGKSVKQRLSRQEDIRDKSDISHTKETVSHRSRSSSKSKRPSKDTDESKHEEDSELSRQRHSSKKRKKSKKSSKLKEKKSTEKSSSSSLAAPSQKRSDTHWDVGEMLDESSVSSKYIGSPKQTLNSPPVLQPSIFSDVEMKSELSDYDFEASSKPTEKLKDRNPEASWDSKHNVAVEFSPVKEIKQEREEAASAKRESDSELDKIVDALTEAVEPRGPAVQEFPATDKKEEYEMDRLPYDDVTCDVPSTRHLSEDDDKESSSRQDDGKSKEHRKKKKQSKEKKRKHKEDVVLQSSPVREPIEEPAPAFPAALDEDSKLTEDIRLDEDIAEEARRLEEELLAQSEETSTFGDGDNVLRREEKPLQAERHFEEEAAKETKRLEEELFSSGRDSWHMKDEKVYDDVAPQKEPKTDVLDVSSAKDSSYSSLVATEELPSRHSESPHYLSHDVPEQFKIDDKEQNTYELDSPRKMEDDLAVYALLQEMGNDGISAPELPKEPDYLDPMVQHHQQQHEESMSFLLPDESSSSLQIDTSMPDLTQEESRESGGALEFTDALQSLQQPQQQPQPPQQQQQLQHQQEQPQSEQHEALLEKTAEGPIEESSTCENAEEEPVKDVTSEPPLLIDAKEPEPSMVPPKELPDLTRAALQPEGHTTSTEESDIAGTTAAKPEKQRLKRKRRRSSRAESASQRLLSDTDEEHQFVGDKRYEQPEESLPADPYQPVKEEPRPSLTESTLLPSTEESVEEKPADVTKAPAEMLNDEPSTLPQHKALQVTKEEELNDAQTALASDVAAEPKEKAEDMEMVEENNEDTADSRPSSIHQAEVPIENDSSKDQEMFDDMSHRAPILDIIETLSSPVGTGDAQEGEQDEVVHQEADSSGEQLDNTLSAEETPAHSTEPTVAGTEGVKRKTGSRKGRKTKSRRASVPRLEAADAPKVPARRGRATSADKVRRCLRSDNIENTLSETEDAPTFPSGEVKNEVGSSEVESLQIGGEAQHHDEERLRLSFDSSTSKESTESSAAPATSLAGGHGTDNTLPEEKLGDFCMDPYKEEPKKRRGRKKKSSGEHHPGRVSPVLDKTSDLRSEEHDFKDTDKQKEQRPLFICTRQGTAVHEHKLTKGSTASAYDVYEFKDSEDEEDTQFGGTDWQVAPEKHLERHIEATPKTADHAIHDESKTHELRPAECPAFEGKLQESNAHDARLHETKTHELRSHDASRMHDIKSHDGKVHDSKTNETVKTYDTKAHDAKASDAKTNEVKVYEVKAHEVKAHESQHEKRHDESKHKAFHHEDKEASTKEYVTELSQHGKISITIRLHQKDGHDGSSSSTAEVVKTSEAVAGDDTRQEKVPPAKQEPSDAHQIKTRKSARLMSQANKTTIDETIEDVVKGHFKAPEDEGDLHSEGPMTRAARRTRSSRRNEEVSSKVEPEGAAEVTKTKNETPVLVIADNKVKDNIEENKPVAPVSAIVLPPPPAPPPPAVETLSSVTDAEHTSKPESKMSLRSFRFTRSAAKAEMSKDTGVKEEPTHEVEPSKEDLSLQQQSRPEATQAEALQATLTPPPTRPEQVAVKDEQKTKASAGLCETEDSDSRQSPTELIDPVTGFLTPVNKNGEPSVAAGAAVPAAASDSEALSRIVKPQSQQTASNVVESKPAPASSSVEASTPSWTIPPQSNAVGDTKAQLKEAKPPLELIQRPPVLAHAGAAKSHGILQGPVIHGRPAPQAVVTTMLPSELQKVSAAHMRPEAAVSKPSEMPVGPAVAAIKIPEQQAPSSMPISTSVPTGAMPAHFVGAKGLSLPPVGQPPVSLGQPPAVSLGQPSVSLGQPPVSLGQPSVSVGQPPVSVGQTPVSLCQPPVSLGQPSMSLGQPSLGVWVGARPPIGPQYPPSFTSLAGQQHLARGVHSSVVRTPSLPQQEAATKMPGPAHAMVGGPNSAQVHCNQPKMEGPPTQLPVAQQTHHHPQQHIQPHQSHPQQHSQLHVPSPHQQLLQQQQQHQVPQQQASQHKVSQHHHQALQPPQQQHQHQQQQQQQGPGLHPPHHPGEIKGVPVSVAQHLQSPPQQPHVVATSHIKAEGFAMPSQAVGRVGPASRTPPAPVPRQLTLVEGVVPSRSQGLPQQQGPAIMTQAPTKIHEPRTPVGSKGTMSGMQHAAKQAGGFLQPPFGGYEPSGMPGSSHAATGGSAGVTPPGGGVIAELLQNPHLMQQHKNYQLAVAASQYMGGGPLGRPGASLHVGGPGQSATPPQELLHLRPSPGQQLLVAGHLGMHTPDLSAYMHHQQMLYAAAQHPHYALPPEAQGLRFAYPPGGFRAPPEPRDGVTKESRPPPPLKGSDAEPTLAEGAPKDVPSKELLRPPFPPLRQTSPRVASSPQERVTDSPAVASPYGLRGAGHLGPTDKGPSSDEPPKPPAAHQGFHEPTGGLGGSPPFLHSPGGALALKKEADVAKKGVPFERRQTGLEAPLHHGPPPAHALAPPPAAPRSQPQTPPHASQVPPQGDSFLLQRYPVMWQGLLALKNDQAAVQMHFVSGNSRIAVASLPPMTDGCTPPVRIAQRMRLEQTQLEGVARKMQMLDEHCILLALPCGRDHMDVLQQSNNLRNGFINYLQLKQAAGIVNAAAPGSQQPAYVIHIFPSCEFSNENLARIAPDLLHSVSDIAHLLVIIATV